The following coding sequences are from one Penaeus monodon isolate SGIC_2016 chromosome 21, NSTDA_Pmon_1, whole genome shotgun sequence window:
- the LOC119586276 gene encoding uncharacterized protein LOC119586276 → MDEIEDHLREVWRTGQDLGLLDSDIENVIREVLEEAKDRENKLKEMNRGREATGESRCWILWRAVRFWLKFSLTLVFLGVAAFALISLHNPTRKFVTRNIQDAIYPFMTTLRIVTLPILSAFPWMSRWYSEECLVQNPFYDQPSVDCTPCGVDLEYAPVSNLQNFTDFYYNNGKFVVVVDALPPGKEVSWSMLVAQFNICKEEEIGSWTLTPQTDGPCDYNDTMVKGVLPAPGSHVEWKIFRIETLHVIRQFFPRVYFVPQDTEVALHRHIFIDGAESNAYALPLTEFANVVVVQSEGESVFKLEPSPHCRDTCPPVTVQLETSQVLFFNWIFWRPVRVGGKNVSTIFMSSFY, encoded by the coding sequence ATGGACGAAATAGAGGACCATCTGAGGGAAGTGTGGAGGACAGGACAAGACCTAGGACTCCTCGACAGCGACATTGAAAATGTGATTCGTGAGGTGTTAGAAGAGgcgaaagatagagaaaataaattgaaGGAAATGAATAGGGGACGAGAAGCCACTGGTGAAAGTAGATGTTGGATTTTGTGGAGAGCTGTGAGATTTTGGCTCAAGTTCTCACTGACGTTGGTCTTCCTCGGGGTCGCGGCCTTTGCCCTCATCTCGCTGCACAACCCGACGAGGAAGTTCGTGACGCGGAATATTCAGGATGCCATCTATCCCTTCATGACGACGCTGAGAATTGTCACGCTGCCCATCCTCTCCGCCTTTCCTTGGATGAGCCGCTGGTACTCTGAGGAATGTTTAGTCCAGAACCCCTTTTATGACCAGCCTAGTGTGGACTGCACCCCTTGTGGGGTTGACCTCGAATATGCCCCAGTCTCCAATCTCCAGAACTTCACTGACTTTTACTACAACAATGGAaagtttgtggtggtggtggatgcaCTTCCACCTGGGAAGGAAGTATCATGGTCCATGCTAGTTGCACAGTTCAATATCTGTAAGGAAGAGGAAATTGGGTCATGGACGTTAACCCCACAAACGGATGGACcgtgtgattataatgatactatggTGAAGGGAGTCCTCCCTGCCCCTGGGTCTCATGTTGAATGGAAAATTTTCCGAATAGAGACACTACACGTCATCCGTCAGTTCTTCCCTAGAGTTTACTTTGTACCTCAGGACACAGAAGTAGCCCTTCACCGACACATTTTCATAGATGGGGCTGAGTCTAATGCCTATGCTTTGCCACTAACAGAATTTGCAAATGTGGTAGTTGTTCAGAGTGAAGGGGAGAGCGTGTTCAAGCTAGAACCATCACCTCATTGTCGTGATACTTGCCCTCCAGTCACTGTTCAACTTGAGACATCACAGGTGTTGTTTTTTAACTGGATATTTTGGCGACCTGTTAGAGTGGGTGGGAAAAATGTCTCAACTATTTTTATGAGTTCATTTTACTGA